AGGTTACGGTATTGTTCGTAGGAGGCGAGCATCTTCACATGATCGACGCTCACCCCTTGGGTCTTGTGGATGGTGGTTGCCCAGCCACTATCGATAAACGGATACAGCTTAGGCGCAAACGACACAACCTTATCCGCATCATCTGTCTTTACCGTGATCTTGTTTTGAACAAGCTTTACAATCGTCCCCAGGGTTCCGTTCTTGACCCCCAGCCCGTTGTCGTTATGGGTGAACAAAAGCCTATCGCCACAAGCAAATGTCTTGTTCTCGTATGTTTTGATCTCCTTTCCAAAATCATCATAGGACAGGTGACAGGTCTTGTAGGTAAACTCAGGACCCGTGATTTCGCCCTTTTCTCGCATCCTATGTCGCGCTTGCTCATTGAGGCTTGTCGCATCGCGATTTGTGAAAGCCAACATGATGTGCGTGCTTGTGGGGTTGGCTTCTCGATTCTCAGCCCATGCCGCGATCATGGCATGCTTCGTTTCGACCCTCGTATCCTCAAGGTTTTCATAACTCATGGGCCGCAGTGTGTTTTCAACCCGCTTGATGAGCGCTTGCTGTTGGGCGGGTTCCGTCACTTTCTCGTAATCATATTTCAGTGTCCTGAGATGCCCCACATAAACCCTGTGCTCCTCCAGTCTTTCCGCATATTGATCAAGGTTCAGAAGAATGTCTTTGGCAGCCTCTTGGCGGATTTTCAGCCATTCCTGGTGGAGAGAAACGTCAGGGTGTTCGACCTCGAGCTTTTGAGTATTATTTATATCATTCTGCATCTCCATCCAAATCCGACCAGACACCTGACGCGCCAAGCTAAACCTCTCAAGCGCATCTCTATCCTTGGTCGCAGATTCATCGATGGTTTTGAAGATGCTGTTCTCCTGGTAAATCTCAAGAGCTTTGCGGGTATTGAGGCTGCCAAAAAGACGAGTCGCATCCCGCTGCCAGCCTTCCTGTTGACGAACGATGGTCTCGAGGATGGCAGGTTCCACACGATTTGTTAAGAGGCGAAATGCAGGACCCGCTTCGACCGCTTGTAGCTGGTTGGCATCCCCCATAGGAACGATCTTGGCACCCGCCTTTTCGGCAATCGTTAGGAGCTCCGCAAACCGCCGACTGTCCACCATGCCCGCTTCATCAAGGACAATCACGGACTTAGGCGATACCCGTTCCCGCCCTTGCTCCTGCGCGCCCAAAAACCTATGGACCGTCATCGATCGTATCCCACAACGGGCCATATTGTCGGCTGCTCGGCCTGTCGGCGCCAATCCGATGACCTTGTATCCCGCTTGTTCCCAAGCATCCTTCGCAGCTTCGATTGAGGTGGTTTTACCCGCGCCTGCAAAGCCAACGACACAGGAAATCTGATCGCTGGAGAGCATGTGGCGGATGGCCTTGTCTTGGTCAATGCTTAGTCCCCCATGGACCTCCAGCCTCTTGTTCTGAGCTGCAATCGCACCTTCCACATGAGTTGCATCAACCGGATGGGTCCTTTGTGCGGCAAAGTTCTCGGCCCGTTGGACAAGTCCCATTTCTAAGCGCAACATCTTTCTAGTCGTAAATACGTCCTCCCCCCTAAAGGCGTTGACATGCACCAATTCGCTTGAGGCCTTCAACCTGTTATAGAGATTTTGAAACTGCTCCGGATCATCAATATACCGATTTAACACCTTCGCAATGTCTTTTGCCGTAAAGGTGGAATGATTGGACGTCACAATCGACAAAACAAGCTCGGGATTTTTGAGAATTTTGAACTGATTCTTCAGCCTCACAGCATCAAAAAAAGATTTTTTGTCCGTATTCTTTGTTCTTTGATCGACCTCTATTGTTGGCCTCCCCAACTTCGGTTGAGGCTCCAGATCAATATCCCTATCAACATATGAGCGATGATCCACTCGGATATTGAAACCATGCTCCTTCAGGGCCGCATTCTGATAGGCTGCGTACTGCTCACGGGCCTCTTCTAAGAGGCTCTGTTGATTCCATTCTCTATTCTTTAACCCAAATCCCTCATCCAAAAGGTGGCGCGTTGTTAAAACAATATGACAGTGGGGCTGATATATACCTGTTTGGTCATTGGTCTTAGCATGAAAATGAAAGGCAGCAACCATTCCCCGCTTCACATAAACATCTTTGACAAATTCCCGAAGCCACGCCAGATTCTGCTCATCCGTAAGCTCATTGGGTAAAGAAATCTCAACCTCTCGATAAACTTGCGAATCTTTGCGTTTCTCAGAATTTTCACAAACATCTGAGAACTTCTGCATGGCATTTACCCAGGATGATTTGCATTCCTGAGCAATATCCTCAATCCATTGTGGGGAGCCTTCTGGAGTTAATATTTCGACATGCTTTACATGATCTTTATCCGGATGATCCCAGCATTCCCCAGTGTGCGAATCAACAAGAACCGTCGCACTACAGTAGGACAAAAAGCGAACACAGCTCTGCCCGCCTTGTCTCGATATCAAGCGTACACTGAGATGATAATTGGCCATACATAATTATACATCTATACAATACAATGTACAATATGTTTTAATGGAATTGAAAGATGTGCCGCTTGCGGCAAAGCGATGTTGCGAAGCGACGTATAAGCGCGCATTTCTCAAAAATCGAAATGAAGCATGGAATTTATGTTTTATTTTTGTAGCAGCCGTTCTTTGTTTTATGAAGGGGGGTTGAAGGGGGAGAATCCCCCTGGAACAATTACGAAAGGAAATGAGAGATGACTTCACGACTCGGCAGACTTAACAAAAAGATCGAAAAGTTACTGGTCCAAAAAGAAAAAGTTGAATCGGTTTATATTGGGTCTATATCCAAAATCATCCTGAAGTCGGTTCAAGAGGGTACCGATATACAGATTATTGCGGGCATGATATTAGATACTTCAGAAATCATCAAAAAGTCACCAGAAAAAAAGGAGGCATGGCAAGTAGCCGGTCAGAAATTTCTTTCCCGATCAAATCCAAAACGATCTAAAGACGGAAATGAAGGTGCTCAATCTGGCACTCAACCGATGGAATCGTGAAAGGGAAAGTTGTTTAAGCAGTGGAGGGCAAACAGCCATGAGTTTTCGGAAAGCACGGACAAGAACATTGATACAGTTGGGTGGATTGGTTGAGAAATCAGGACTTCTTGAAGAGCTTGGTCTTAAGGCTGGGGATGATCTACAACGAAATATTGAGTGTATGGAAGGTGCCGCAATTCTGATGGGGGGATTAAGCGAATTACGGCGTAATTTAGATGGTGAAGCTACAACTGGTCAGAAGTTGCTTTGGGCTGAAACTGGGAAGAAGATATTGGGTGAATGATCCCTTATACTATCATTTTTTGTCACCATTTCGAAGTTTAATGCAAAAGTAATATCCTATCCTGATTGAATTCACATGGTCCCTCTCTAAATATAGGTACCAAAATCTCTTCGTGAGGTGATCTTTTGAATATACTAGAATAAAAGCATTTAAAATACAGAGCCATCCCCAGCAGATCGCAAGTTCGATCCTTGCAGCGACCGCCAAAGAAAACGAGGATTTGTGGGGATTTTATTTTCTTAAATCCATTTCTTAGACATTCTTGGGACAGTTGAATGTACTTTTTCCCTACTGAATAACTTATTTGAGTTCTTCAATCTTCTGAAGGATACTTTCATCTGCTTCCTCCAAAAGCTTAGGCATTTTAGTTTGCAACTCCTTATAAAGTGGGTTGAGATGTTCTGTGACATCATCTGAACTCTGGGTAACACCTTTGTCTATTAGAAGGTCGCGAATGCGTCCTAAAATATTGAAAATCTCTTTATGGGTCTGATTTTCTACTTTTCCACCATAACAAATTACAAACATGCGTAATGCTTCTAAGTTTATAAGAAAATCATTATAAACTTGCCTAAAATTATCTATATAAGTTTCATTTATAGTCTCACCCTTAACTCTGAGGTCAATGGCTTCAGAGAGAACATCTGCTACGTTAAAGAAATTACTTCGGGTATTTATTACTTTCTGTTTAATACCATAATAATCATATACAAAGGCTTTGAGCTTTTCTTGAGAAAATAGGTTTTGTTGCAAACTACGTTGTGTAAAATATGTAACGCCACTACTTATTATCATAGACACTACGCTACTAGTTAATAAAAGGCTTACCCATCTCCACTTTTCTGAAATACAATTATCGGTCAAAGGTATTCTCCACGCATTTTTTCTTGCAGTCAGTAAGGGCAGATGTACAGTCCTCGGTTAACGTCTGATTTGATAGTTCGAACTTTCTTTTTAGACCAAGTGCATTGTTTTTTTGAAATTCAAAGATTGTGGTGGTCTCGGTTGAAGTGACAGCCCATTTTTCATGGCTACCTTCCGGGGTTGTTTTTTCCATATTTTCTATCTCGTTTGCTTTTTTTTGTGCTATCCCAGGAGCATATTTTTTAATCCAATCCCCACCTAAGATAGTATTCGAGCGCATTGTAATAGTCCGCATACACTCTTTGTTGGCTTTTAAACATGCCTTCTTGCATACTCTTAGTCTATCTGTCATTGGCTCGTCATTTGCTATTATTGACACTATGCCTAAAAAATAAACCCAAATAACTGTATAAACAACTCGTTTAAAAATCACTTTTATCTGCTCCCTTAATGGTTGCAACAATTCACCCTATTGAATAATAATAGACCACAATTCGGTTAACCTAATGTTAATGAGCCTATGGCTTCTATTGAATGGCAGAGAGCTCTAAAGGCAAAATATCTTAATGAATAATCATCCATGGGATTTAGGAAACATAAAATTGCTTGAAAGCCTGGTTGTGCAAAACGCAGTCTTTTTAATCACTGGTAGTTGGGCTGTAAACCATTATGACCCTACTCGAATCCCAAATGACTTAGACATATTAATCAGTAATAAAAATGAAAATATTGAAAATTGTGTATTTACGTTTGCTTCTTTAGAGGATTTTGCTTCTAAAATGGAAGAGATAAAACAGAAACTATATGAAATATCTGAAAATAATGGCCCAGCCCTGAAGTTGAGTTGTCGACTTTACCCTTTTCCTAGCGGAAACATGTATAATTTTGACATTCTTTCTCCAAAGCAAACTCAAAGTTTTGAAGAATTATGGGAGAGGAGTGAAAAGGGCATTATCTTTGGTAAAGTTCCAGTAAGATTTATCTCAAAAAGAGATTTAATTCATTCAAAAAGAGAAGCAATTCGTAATAATCAAAATGACATTAAATCTTTTTCAGGTGAAGACCTCAGAAAACTAATCATCAATACTAGGAAGCATTTAAATGACATTGAGAGATTAGAGAAACTCTGAATGATTATGTTAAGCCCTCAGCAGTAGATCCAACTTATAAATTATTATTACACTCTAGAAAGGGCCGATACTCCACAATGATCATTATAGTGATCGGGTGATACCTTTATGATCATTATAATGATCAAATTAATTGACAGTTAACGTATCGACTGCTATAAATTAAGGATAGAGTTCAACGAGGATGAAGAAATATGTCAAAGACCCAATCCCGAGTATATTCACGGTATAGTCGTGAAGCGGCAGCCCTTATGGGCAAAATGATTCGCCTCCATAGGAGGGAGAGGAAATTCACAACCCAAGATTTGGCAGATCGGGCTGGAATAAGCCGAATAACTCTTCAGAAAATTGAGAAGGGTGATATGAAATGTGGAATTGGCATTGTCTTCGAAGTAGCTACTCTTGTAGGTATAAAATTATTTGAAACGGAGGCCATGTCTATCGGTTCTTTGGATGAAAGAATTGAAGATAAGATAGCTCTCCTTCCTAAAAGCATTCGTACATCCAAGGGGCAAGTGAAAGATGACTTCTAATAATGAAAAATACACGGAAGCTTTCGTCTGGATTTGGTTACCAAATGAGACGGAACCTGTCGTAGCAGGGAAATTGACATCACAGAGAGACTCTCTTGTCTTTAATTACGGTCAGAGCTACCTTTCGCGCGAAGATGCCATTGCAATCTATGAACCAGAGCTTCCTTTAGAACCCGGCCTTTTGCCTTTACTTCCTGGAATGAGCATGCCCAGTTGTATCCGTGATGGATCACCCGATGCTTGGGGACGGCGTGTCATTATTAATAAGAATATTGGCAATCCGGGAAGTGCTACTGATACCTCTCAACTTGATGAGCTGACCTATCTCTTAGAGTCAGGATCAGATCGCATTGGGGCGCTGGATTTTCAGTTGTCACCAACAACTTACGAACCTCGGGATTCTCGGAATGTCCCTCTTGAAGAGCTCCTGGAAGTTGCTGATCGTGTTGAAAAGGGTCTTCCAATTTCACATGAGCTTGACGCGGCACTGAATCATGGAACTTCTATTGGTGGTGCACGTCCTAAGGCTCTCATTGAAGAAAAGGGTAAAAAATACATTGCCAAATTTTCTTCAACGACTGATATCTATGGTATTGTAAAAGCCGAATTCATCGCCATGCGTTTAGCAAAACTTGCTGGGTTAACTGTGGCTCCTGTCCTCATGACGCAATCCTCTAATAAAGATGTGCTTTTAATTGAGCGCTTTGACCGTATTGCATCAGAAAAGGGATGGAATCGTCGGTGCATGGTTTCTTCTCTCACACTTCTGGCATTAGATGAAATGATGGCCCGTTATGCAAGTTATGAGAATTTGGCCGAAATTATCCGGCATCGGTTTACGGATGCATCAATCACACTCAAGGAGTTATTTGGAAGAGTTACCTTTAGTATCTTGGTAGGGAATACGGATGATCACGCGCGCAATCATGCTGCCTTCTGGGATGGCAAGATGTTGTCCCTCACGCCTGCCTATGATATTTGTCCACAAGGACGTACGGGTAATGAGGCTTCTCAAGCGATGTTCATTTCTGAGAATGACCGCAGAAGCAAGGTTTCTGTATGTCTTAATGCTGCTCCTCTATTTTTACTAACTGAGAAAGAAGCGACATCTATTGTTGAAAGCCAATTGAAAACGATAAAAGCACATTGGCACATTGTCTGTGTAGAAGCTAAAATCACAGAGATAGATAAAAAGTTCTTGATGGGTCGACAATTTTTAAACCCTTTTGCCTTTGACGACTTAGAAGGAGAACGGTCCAACCTCAAAGAGATGGCTGATATGATACGAGAAAAACTTGCGTAAAAAAACTTCCCTTACAATATGTTCTCTTGTAAAATGATGAAATCGATTCCTGTGGTGATAGTTTGGTGATAATTAAATTTAGAATCGGAAAAATAGTGTGGTAACATATTGATTATACATGTAAAAGTATTTTACGAGAGGCAGACTCTTAATCAGCGGGTCGCAGGTTCGATCCCTGCAGCGCCCACCAAGCATTCTGCGGTTCTCGGAGTTTTTGAAAATCCCTCAAAAAATTTCCGGAAGCATATCGGAAGCAGCTGATGAGAATTCAACATCTTCATATTTTCTCAAACAAGCCTCTTTTGATAATTGCTACACTCTGATTGATAATTTTGGGTCAAGAAAAAGATCTAAAATTTTATCTTGCCTTAGTTTCATTGAGAAGCTAGGGAGATTTTACCCTCTCTCGTAGTCTCATGTCATCCTTGGCGCTAATCTTTCACGTAGTTGACAATGACGATGGGAATAGGAAAAAAAACATAAGTTTACCCTCAATTCAAAAGGCAGCCCCTTGGGGCGCTTATTTAGAGTCTCACGCCCGCCGTATTTATGAAATGGTCTTGGATACAACCTTTGAAGCCGCACCAACCCTCTCCAAGGTCGACGAGTTGCTGGCGTGGATGCGCAAGCAAACTAGCCGCTCTGACCAACCCTTAAAACGCCGATTTATCCTGCGATATTCCAAATTCAGAAGCTCCAAAGACCTTGATCCGCTCCTGTCCGATTTGCTGCAGATGGGCTACATCCAAGACGGCCCTGACGGGACGTTTCGGATGGTCAGTTAAGTATCTGAGGGTTAGCAAATTAACTTAGCGTTATTTATAGTCAAATGCTATTTTACCAGCAGGCACCGTCTCTTTCTTCTGTTTTAACAAGCAAATACTTTTCTGAAAGTAATCGAATTTTTTCCCCATCTTTTAACCATATACAATATTCCTTTAATAGTTGCCTGTTTATTTCTCTATTATCACTGAGGCGAAAGTTGTCTTTATATTTAGCCAACAACTCTATATGAGTGGTAAATTTACGAATATTATCTATTTTTTTCCCGTTCTCCATTATTTGTCTATATATGAAGCTTCCTTCTCCATCTTCTGAAAAATCTTTTAACAAAATATCTGTTAAGTATTGAACAAGCTGTATGTGAAATCTAAGGATATCATGCTGTTCATCTGGAACCTCAAATCTATCAAGTCGTGCATAAAGTGCAGCAAGATTCGTATAATCTCTATAAGTCGCCATCCAGGTATTTGTATCCCATAAGCACTCAACGTAGCCCCAACCCCAGGTTTGGTTATCAATGCCCAAGAGATCGTCCAATCCTGAGAGCCTAGTTGAGTCTTCATCACTTGTCAGGTGAGTAACTGCAGTATATATCTGCTCCAGGGACTGAACTTTTGGAATAACCCTCTTCATAAGAGGTAGGGGAACTCGATTTACAGAGGGTCTCTCTAAAGTTTTAATAGGCGTACTGCGTTGAAGAGAAAGCCTACTTTTCTGCTTTTTTTTAAATTTTTCTCTGTCAGATTTAATGTTCAAGATTTTTTTTTCTTTAACAGCTTCTTCAACAACAACTTTTCCCGCTCGCAGCGAACTTTTCAAATTGGCATTAGCAATTATACATTCACTTTCACTGCTCGGTAAGGAATTATTTAAACGATACTTGCTAATCATGAGGGTCAAAAATTTATCATAAATTCTCTTTTTAACCTCCACATCAAGCTTGTAAAAAGGTACTTCTATAATTCGTTCTCTAAGAGCTGCTAATGGATCGTTAACTTGTTCTTGGGCATCTTGTCCTATATTAGAAATACTCTCTTCCTCTTCGACCATTTTTGGCACCGCTTCTAAGTCTATGTCATGCATTAGCCACTTATCAGTGTATATGTTAATAAGATCACTCAATATATTACCAATAAAACCCCAAACAGCTTGCAGATTCCAAGTCGATTCTATAACTGGGTTTGTTAATGGAGGAGTTACTTTAGCGGAGGGAACTTTCCTGTTTGCGGTAATAATGATGATTAAATCCTGAATTGATAAATCGACATCAAAATAATTGCTATGGAATTCTTCCTTTGTGGGATCTAAATAATCCAATAACATCCCAAGTGCCTGTGGTTGTGGTACTCCATCTTGATCGAACAAAACACGATCAAAATCATTGAGAATTAAAGCAGAGTTTTTATACGTTTCATTAACTTTTTGAGTTTGTACTCTTATTTTGAATTTATACTTGTTAGATCCTTCTGCCCTAATAATATATTCTTCAAAGATATCACTCTCATTTTCGTCACGACCTTTTAACAAAGTCTGAACAAAATGGCCAAAAGACGAGCTTTTGCTTCCAAAAGACTCACCTTCCAAAGCGACGCTTGTGAGATCTTGAGAAGATCTGATAGAAGCTTCATAGGTAGGTAATCCCAACTTGTCAAGAACTGCTCTTGAGGCGTTGGTTTTGCCTGTTCCAGGATCACCATAAAAGTAAAATGCTCGACCAGCTGATGGAATGTCAGAATTGGAAGAAGCAACAAGTTGTAAAGCCATTCTTTGCAACTGGTGTTTTGTTCCATCCGCATAGAATGTTAACTCCCTATTTTCTGCATCGTGCTCCTCATTTTCAGTTGAATTGGGATTGAAATCATAAAGATCTGGATTCCATGGAAGCTTTTTTTTCTTGATTGGTAATTTTAAATAATTTTTTAACACAGCTCTAATGTCTGTTGCAAAGATGCTATTTGCTCGAGCATCCATGAATGCTTGCTCAATTTTTCGTTGTATTTTTGTTGGATAAAAACGCTTCTTTAATACATAAGCAATTTCTAAGTCAGATATACCCACTTCGTTAACAACATTTCTAATAATCTTTTCCTTTTCACTTTCAAGGGTTGTTTTAATATCTTCCAATGATAATTGCAGCTGAGAAGGTCTGAATATACGATCCGCGGCGGTTAGACCTCCTCCCACAAATCCTGCTGCTGCAGCTCCGATAAATACAGGTCCCGAAATAGATTTCAAAGCACCAAACAAAATAGTAGTCGTCATTTGTGAAAACACGCTTCCAACAATTTCTGCAGTCAGAGTATAAGGGGAATACCCAGCTTGTTTGATCCGCGCTTCAAGGTTTACCAGGTCTTCTTGAAATGTTGGGAATACTTTGGTTTCTAGTTGATTGATTTTTAGTGTAATCAGTTCTTGAAGTACTGATTTTATTATACCGTCATCATAAATTCTTTCTACATCTTCCAATTCTGCCGTTGTAATAGGGGGTTTGTTTCTTTCATATCTTCTTTTTGTAAGTCTTTTTTGATCATATATTCCGTCATCAAGCCAACTATAAGGGTTTTCTTTGCCTGAATTCCTAAGTCTCTCAGTGGCTACGGCTGGGTTAATAATATTTACTAGAATTTCTAAAATACAAATTGAAATAGTTTTACCAATGGTTTTCATTTTTTTCTCCAATAAAAAGGTTAGTGTTGTGTTGATTTAAGCTGTTTGTTACTGTCTTGAACGGTTGAGGTTTTGATTGTCCTAGTCTTTTATGGCCTAATGAAATTATTTTGTCCGCCGCATTCACCATAAAAGGCTTATGTGTAATAATAATTTTAGTCATTTTAGGAAGGTATTTTTCTATATTTTCTTGGATGAAAGATTCTGTTTTATTATCCAAAAATGATGTTGCTTCATCAAATATACAAATATTTGGTTTTTTAAGAAAAAGTCGAGCCAACGCCAACCTCTGTTTTTCTCCTCCGGATAATTTGGCCCCCCTATCTCCTAAGTTTGTATGGAGCCCATTAGGCAATTTTCTAACAAAGGAAAGGAGATTCGCCTTGTCTAAAGCAAACTCCATTTCCTTTAGGCTTGCCTCTGGTTTAACGAACAATAAGTTATTGTAGAGAGTGTCACTGAGTAAATATGTCTCTTGAGGGACCCAACCTATCGTTTCATAAAGTGACTGAAATGAAAGTAGTTTTGTATCTGTTTGGTTGATAAGAATCTGCCCATCTGTAGGGTCATATAATCTTAAAAGAAGCTTAGCAATTGTTGATTTCCCTGCGCCGGTTGTTCCCATAATAAGGAGAGTTTCTCCAGCACCAATTTTAAAGGAAAGATTATCTATAATGACTCTGTCTTGATATTTAAAGGACACTTTTTTAAATTCAATTTGGAAACATTCTCCTTTTATTTCAACGGGGTGGGTGTGTTCTTTGATTTCTGGTTCTGTCAAAAGTATATCCAAGATACCCCTCATATCAAGAAGGGCCTTTTTCATATCTTGAGCTAGCTGACCTAAAATGCTTATGGGAATGATAAATTGTAAAATATAGCCATTAAAAAGCACAAAGTCGCCCACGGTTAGCGTTCCTGCTAAAACGCCTAAACCTACAAAATAGGTCAGAAGAGAAAGTCCAGCACCTAATATTATAGATTGTATCAAACGTACAGTATTCAAAGATGTCACAAAATTAACTTCCGCATTCTCTCTTTTCTTTAGCTCTTTTTGGCAGGTATGTGCGGCAAGCTCTTGTTTATAAAAAACTTTGATGGCTTCATGATTTAAAAGCCAATCAGTAACTACACCATCTGTCTCTTTGTCTATTTCATTAGCAATTTGACGGTTCGCAAAAATTGACTTCATAGACACAAACGTATAACCAAAAAAAACTATCAATGTGCCGGCAAGAAAAACTCCGTAAATAGCAGGATAAATAAATGAAACTAACGTGATAACAAATAGAAATTCGATAATTGTTGGTACAAGGTGAAAAAATATACTCAAGGTAACCTCAGGTATGTCACTTTGAGCTCTTCGTATAAGATTTGTTAATGCTCCTGGTTTTTGGTTAAGGAAATAGCTTTGTGAAAGAGTGTGAAGATGGGAAAGTATCTTTACACCTAAAGTATAAATTATTCGTTGCTCAATACGATATGTATAGAGGGCCCGGATGGATAAGGATGCTTGACTGATCATCCAGATCAACCCATAACTGAGCAAAATGAACGTTGTCATGGAAGCATCTGAAGATACAGAAAAGTGTTCGACTGTCCTTTTAAGAGTAAAAGGAACACATATGTTTGATATGATACCTACTACTAAAAACACTATAGCCAAACAAAAGCTTAAGAGGATATTTTTATCCTCAAAAGTGTCCAAGAGAATCGACCTGATGCAATTCCAATATTGTTTATAATTTGTTTTGTTGCTCATAATGGTTTTTCATCCCAATATCTGATGAACATTTCTATCGAAGCTAAGTGCATGAAGGGCCACATGTGCCTTATATCCCCATTTCCAATAAGAGTTATGGTATTATGAAGTCCTTTTTTATCTATTAAGCCGTGGGTTACAAAATGACCTTCAAGACAAAGAGCTAAGACTCTTTCAAGATTTTGCTTTATACCAAGTTGAAAAACTCCTGTAGTTTGGCTTTTGTCGAGTCTCCAGACAGTATTCGTTTTGAAGGAGTCACTTACGGCTTTGCGCAGGGGGTAACGATCATATCCCTTTTTAAATAAATCATAAACTGGAAATGAGAGTGCAAACTCTGTTACCGGTTCGTAAAGAAAGGGATAAAAAATTGGATTACTTTGATCCATTATATCTGCATGAATAGATGCAAATCCTTCATAGAGCGCGTCAACTTGACTATATTTTCCCGGAAGAATTTTGTTAGGTAGCAACTCGTATATGGGATGAACAAATTCAGATGACGTTTGTTGGCGAATCTCTGCATTAACCCAATGTGGTATCTCATCAAGGGTGTTTTCAATGGTCCGCTTATTCTTATTTTTTGAAAAATAGTAAGACCATAAGCTAACAACATTCTCTTTCAAAATTGAATACAAAGGATCGCGGTAAAATTGAGCAATGCTGTTGAGTTGTCGATTATACCCTTTGAATCCATTTTCGATCAGGTAATCCGCGGTTGATGATTTTGGAGGGGGCCGCATGAAGATGTGGTCACTTCCGTGCCCGCTAATAAAAGTAAAAGATTCATGAGAGGGTATGTGATCGTTTATTATTTCTGCCCATCGTTCGCTTAATAAACCAGGGGATGGTTTGTTAGGTTTTAAGGCATGAATTCTTTGAGCATGTTCAAATGGAAGAGAATTTGACACATCGACTTCAATAAGATTAATACCAATCTCATCACAAACTTTTTGAGCATGCGCCAGCTCATTAGATGATTGTATTTGAGAGTGAAAATAATTTAATGCCGTCAATGTTTGCCCTTTCTCCACAAGATCTTGTAGACAATAGGTCAAAGCTGATGAATCAAGGCCACCAGAAAGACTAACGCATATTGTTTTATAGGGTTTGATCCAAGGTTTAAGTGCTTTTTGAAGTGCAGTGACTGCATCTTCTTGTTGTAGATTTGATGTTCTATAGGAAGTTAGTGGATTCCAAAAGGGAGTGGTTTTTCTATCATCCTTTGTGATTTCTAAAGCGCATCCAGGAGGAAGCTCAAAAATGTTTTTAAAAGGTGTTTGAATAGCACAACTATTGCTGTGCACTAAA
This is a stretch of genomic DNA from Alphaproteobacteria bacterium. It encodes these proteins:
- a CDS encoding AAA family ATPase — its product is MANYHLSVRLISRQGGQSCVRFLSYCSATVLVDSHTGECWDHPDKDHVKHVEILTPEGSPQWIEDIAQECKSSWVNAMQKFSDVCENSEKRKDSQVYREVEISLPNELTDEQNLAWLREFVKDVYVKRGMVAAFHFHAKTNDQTGIYQPHCHIVLTTRHLLDEGFGLKNREWNQQSLLEEAREQYAAYQNAALKEHGFNIRVDHRSYVDRDIDLEPQPKLGRPTIEVDQRTKNTDKKSFFDAVRLKNQFKILKNPELVLSIVTSNHSTFTAKDIAKVLNRYIDDPEQFQNLYNRLKASSELVHVNAFRGEDVFTTRKMLRLEMGLVQRAENFAAQRTHPVDATHVEGAIAAQNKRLEVHGGLSIDQDKAIRHMLSSDQISCVVGFAGAGKTTSIEAAKDAWEQAGYKVIGLAPTGRAADNMARCGIRSMTVHRFLGAQEQGRERVSPKSVIVLDEAGMVDSRRFAELLTIAEKAGAKIVPMGDANQLQAVEAGPAFRLLTNRVEPAILETIVRQQEGWQRDATRLFGSLNTRKALEIYQENSIFKTIDESATKDRDALERFSLARQVSGRIWMEMQNDINNTQKLEVEHPDVSLHQEWLKIRQEAAKDILLNLDQYAERLEEHRVYVGHLRTLKYDYEKVTEPAQQQALIKRVENTLRPMSYENLEDTRVETKHAMIAAWAENREANPTSTHIMLAFTNRDATSLNEQARHRMREKGEITGPEFTYKTCHLSYDDFGKEIKTYENKTFACGDRLLFTHNDNGLGVKNGTLGTIVKLVQNKITVKTDDADKVVSFAPKLYPFIDSGWATTIHKTQGVSVDHVKMLASYEQYRNLTYVGMSRHRQTLEVFGSSLDFWREEKYIDRLSRIQEKLSGVDYLDAKEVQAQLKADDKVLWSAQKLQQGRNLWNAVKVTTKEAITNFLYETVEAKPLQEQYRSFDHSEERRSSDLFAVREGLSDARAKFELENHEKYQAVCEFFHFSERYGRTPTGADKPAVNKMAGQLTKIAGELFEERAVKDHAIPPSAEISIKAYEKFSARLQQEKPRGDTSESKAQMQQEKQAQEQQEQVQREQIVRRNLRM
- a CDS encoding conjugal transfer protein TraD, coding for MSFRKARTRTLIQLGGLVEKSGLLEELGLKAGDDLQRNIECMEGAAILMGGLSELRRNLDGEATTGQKLLWAETGKKILGE
- a CDS encoding helix-turn-helix domain-containing protein; translation: MSKTQSRVYSRYSREAAALMGKMIRLHRRERKFTTQDLADRAGISRITLQKIEKGDMKCGIGIVFEVATLVGIKLFETEAMSIGSLDERIEDKIALLPKSIRTSKGQVKDDF
- a CDS encoding HipA domain-containing protein, translated to MTSNNEKYTEAFVWIWLPNETEPVVAGKLTSQRDSLVFNYGQSYLSREDAIAIYEPELPLEPGLLPLLPGMSMPSCIRDGSPDAWGRRVIINKNIGNPGSATDTSQLDELTYLLESGSDRIGALDFQLSPTTYEPRDSRNVPLEELLEVADRVEKGLPISHELDAALNHGTSIGGARPKALIEEKGKKYIAKFSSTTDIYGIVKAEFIAMRLAKLAGLTVAPVLMTQSSNKDVLLIERFDRIASEKGWNRRCMVSSLTLLALDEMMARYASYENLAEIIRHRFTDASITLKELFGRVTFSILVGNTDDHARNHAAFWDGKMLSLTPAYDICPQGRTGNEASQAMFISENDRRSKVSVCLNAAPLFLLTEKEATSIVESQLKTIKAHWHIVCVEAKITEIDKKFLMGRQFLNPFAFDDLEGERSNLKEMADMIREKLA
- a CDS encoding DUF3987 domain-containing protein, producing MSSLALIFHVVDNDDGNRKKNISLPSIQKAAPWGAYLESHARRIYEMVLDTTFEAAPTLSKVDELLAWMRKQTSRSDQPLKRRFILRYSKFRSSKDLDPLLSDLLQMGYIQDGPDGTFRMVS